Proteins from a single region of Streptococcus oralis:
- a CDS encoding S-ribosylhomocysteine lyase, with protein MSKEVIVESFELDHTIVKAPYVRLIGEETGPKGDVISNFDIRLVQPNEDSIPTAGLHTIEHLLAKLIRTRIDGMIDCSPFGCRTGFHMIMWGRHTSAEIAAVIKDSLKEIAETTTWEDVPGTTIESCGNYKDHSLFSAKEWAKLILEQGISDDAFERHVI; from the coding sequence ATGTCAAAAGAAGTTATTGTTGAAAGTTTTGAACTTGACCACACCATTGTTAAAGCACCCTATGTTCGCTTGATTGGGGAAGAAACCGGACCAAAGGGAGATGTCATCTCCAACTTTGATATTCGCTTGGTGCAACCAAATGAAGACTCTATCCCTACTGCTGGGCTTCACACTATCGAACACCTCTTGGCAAAACTCATCCGTACCCGCATTGACGGTATGATTGACTGTTCGCCATTTGGCTGCCGTACAGGTTTTCACATGATTATGTGGGGACGCCATACTAGCGCCGAGATTGCAGCTGTTATCAAAGATTCGCTCAAGGAAATCGCTGAGACTACTACTTGGGAAGATGTCCCTGGAACAACCATCGAATCTTGCGGAAACTACAAGGACCACAGCCTCTTTTCTGCTAAAGAATGGGCAAAACTCATCTTGGAACAAGGAATCTCAGATGATGCCTTTGAGCGCCATGTCATCTAA
- a CDS encoding ABC transporter ATP-binding protein, which translates to MEHMVKIEGVCKKHGSKQILEDISFTARSGRITAFLGPNGAGKSSTLRILLGLDWATAGTATFDGQTYQSMTYPLRTVGAAFDGIGGLPNRKVYDHLRIIAASNAIPKSRIDEVLEMTGIAHKRNDLLSSLSLGEGQRLGLAAALLGDPQFLILDEPTNGLDPSGIKWFRKFIRQQADLGKTVLLSSHILSEVQMVTDDVVLIHHGRIIEQGRLEEVLQDSDSLEDLFFDLTEEA; encoded by the coding sequence ATGGAACATATGGTGAAAATAGAAGGCGTCTGCAAAAAGCATGGCAGCAAGCAGATTTTAGAAGATATTTCTTTTACAGCTAGAAGCGGTCGGATTACAGCTTTTCTAGGCCCAAATGGTGCAGGGAAAAGTTCGACCTTGAGGATTCTCTTGGGGTTAGATTGGGCGACAGCAGGGACTGCAACTTTTGATGGGCAAACCTATCAATCAATGACCTATCCGCTCAGAACGGTAGGTGCAGCCTTTGATGGCATTGGCGGTCTGCCAAATCGAAAGGTCTATGACCACTTGAGGATTATTGCGGCAAGTAATGCTATTCCCAAGTCTCGGATCGATGAGGTTTTGGAGATGACTGGAATCGCTCATAAGAGGAATGACCTCTTGTCAAGCCTGTCTCTGGGGGAAGGTCAACGATTGGGCTTGGCAGCAGCTTTGCTGGGTGATCCTCAGTTTCTTATATTAGATGAGCCAACTAATGGGCTGGATCCAAGTGGGATTAAGTGGTTTAGAAAGTTTATCCGTCAGCAGGCTGATTTAGGGAAAACGGTACTTCTATCTTCCCATATCCTATCAGAGGTGCAAATGGTGACAGATGATGTAGTCTTGATTCATCATGGGCGAATTATTGAGCAAGGACGATTGGAAGAGGTGCTGCAAGATTCAGACAGTCTAGAAGATCTCTTCTTTGATTTGACAGAGGAGGCTTAA
- a CDS encoding ABC transporter permease has product MKETMSLLHSEWLKIRSTKAFKVSMGLMLLLVPVVSWLEGRQYLSIGLDATPETVPNLINAFDPLEYLGLNGASMAVMVLVILAGILGAMEFQSHSLRTSLLTCNNRLKLLVGKLMTFTCFSLATSFLSIYFSYMVMHLALGKEGLDPILLNQAAWSLILWKTLSLTLLGILSFLLGLLARTMLVPLLFLVPQIYNLGNYLAAHTSWGAYLPQPAGELFAATPTSQYANNPLQGLLILGAWLLVIGGMASLRFLKTDLGGRY; this is encoded by the coding sequence ATGAAAGAAACGATGTCCTTATTGCATTCAGAATGGTTGAAAATTCGCTCAACCAAGGCTTTCAAAGTGAGTATGGGCCTCATGCTGCTATTGGTGCCTGTCGTATCCTGGCTGGAGGGCCGACAGTATCTGTCTATCGGCTTGGATGCTACGCCTGAGACGGTTCCTAATCTGATAAACGCCTTTGATCCGCTGGAATATCTAGGTCTCAACGGGGCTTCTATGGCGGTCATGGTTTTGGTCATTTTAGCTGGAATTTTGGGAGCTATGGAATTTCAGTCTCATAGCTTGAGAACCAGTCTCTTGACCTGTAATAACCGCCTGAAGTTGCTTGTGGGGAAACTCATGACCTTTACTTGCTTTTCTCTTGCCACTAGCTTTTTATCAATCTACTTTAGTTATATGGTCATGCATCTCGCTTTAGGAAAGGAAGGACTTGATCCGATTCTGCTCAATCAGGCAGCTTGGAGTTTGATTTTGTGGAAAACCTTATCTCTAACCTTATTGGGAATCCTTTCGTTTTTGTTAGGTTTATTGGCTCGGACCATGCTAGTTCCTCTGCTTTTTCTCGTACCCCAAATCTATAATTTAGGAAACTACCTAGCTGCTCACACGAGTTGGGGAGCTTATTTGCCACAGCCAGCAGGAGAGTTGTTTGCTGCAACGCCAACTTCCCAATATGCTAACAATCCCTTGCAAGGGCTGTTGATACTTGGTGCATGGTTGCTAGTCATCGGCGGCATGGCTTCTCTGCGCTTTTTGAAGACGGATTTAGGAGGGCGATACTGA